From Cyclopterus lumpus isolate fCycLum1 chromosome 4, fCycLum1.pri, whole genome shotgun sequence, a single genomic window includes:
- the LOC117729439 gene encoding protein-glutamine gamma-glutamyltransferase K-like: RLSFSQHAVRRDPSETGSAVGRFPSVTLDFGEDEEEEDDEPGEEDGGGETENACRRWLRTVCPCCCRKPGRHDDDDITDTLETGIDELDDNEEEEEEEEEEGTDVEKPGKADGELNELLLKVQSIDLMKSQSGQNRTEHHTHLYQSDNLVIRRGQTFLMWITLSRPFSPDSDKLHLELKTGPLPTVSKGTHVIVPLVEEPEDGRWEAAVVRQEGSKMMLSVSSSPAAAVGRYELTVETNNASGQTVSVRDPANDVYLLFNPWCEDDAVFMDSEVERQEYVMNDIGRMYYGTRDQIGARTWSYGQFDDGILAACVFVLEKSGTPPSGWGDPINVVRVISAMINSPDDRGVVEGNWSGSYLAGTSPTVWSGSVEILKEYHKNLGSPVKYGQCWVFAGVFTTVLRCLGVPSRAVTNYSSAHDTDVSLTTDIYLDENLDPIDELNGDSIWNFHVWTDCWMARPDLPPGYGGWQAVDATPQETSQGTFRCGPASLAAVRSGQVFLKHDAPFVFAEVNSDKIYWQRKIDGTFSQIYSEKKLVGHAISTKAVGTDERNDITDLYKHPEGSEQERIAVETASRYGSKAEAYSSPTAEDVSVEVTMDGEGPKMGSDAGLTITLRNSSSERRQLVLHSQAAVMYYTGVHKATVRKDETEVDLQPNEVNMLDWILEYKDYKDQLVDQAALMLTLSGRVKETQQVFATQFSFRLRTPDLILKPIGKAVVGEKMAVEISFTNPLPQVLKAVIFHVEGLGLLNARKIHYGDIGALESASLTEQLVPSLPGPRKLLASLDSRQLTQVHGVTDITVEGKSDGAL, translated from the exons CGACTCTCCTTCTCCCAGCATGCCGTGAGACGCGATCCATCAGAGACCGGATCCGCGGTGGGGCGGTTTCCTTCCGTCACTCTCGACTTCggggaagacgaggaggaagaagatgacgaGCCGGGAGAAGAAGACGGCGGCGGCGAGACGGAGAACgcgtgtcggcggtggcttCGTACCGTGTGTCCGTGCTGCTGCCGCAAGCCCGGCCGccacgacgacgacgacatcACCGACACCCTGGAGACCGGCATCGACGAGCTGGACgacaacgaggaggaggaggaggaggaggaggaggaggggacggATGTCGAGAAACCGGGGAAGGCCGACGGCGAGCTTAATG AACTCCTCCTGAAAGTGCAATCCATCGACCTGATGAAGAGCCAATCGGGGCAGAACCGCACCgagcaccacacacacctttaccAAAGTGACAACCTCGTTATCCGCAGAGGGCAGACGTTCCTGATGTGGATCACTTTGTCTCGACCCTTCAGCCCCGACAGCGACAAACTGCACCTGGAGCTGAAGACAG GGCCTCTGCCGACGGTGTCGAAGGGAACCCACGTGATCGTCCCCCTGGTGGAGGAGCCGGAGGACGGCCGCTGGGAGGCCGCCGTCGTGCGGCAGGAGGGCAGCAAGATGATGCTGTCGGTGAGCTCCTCCCCCGCGGCCGCCGTCGGCCGGTATGAACTCACGGTGGAGACGAACAACGCGAGCGGCCAGACCGTCTCCGTGCGTGACCCGGCCAACGACGTCTACCTGTTGTTCAACCCCTGGTGTGAAG ACGACGCAGTGTTCATGGATTCTGAAGTGGAGAGGCAGGAGTACGTCATGAACGACATCGGACGCATGTACTACGGCACGAGGGATCAAATCGGAGCGCGGACGTGGAGTTACGGGCAG tttgatgACGGAATCCTCGCCGCTTGTGTCTTCGTCCTGGAGAAGAGTGGAACTCCCCCGTCAGGGTGGGGCGACCCGATTAATGTGGTGCGAGTCATCTCGGCCATG ATCAACTCCCCCGATGACCGTGGAGTCGTGGAGGGGAACTGGTCCGGAAGCTATTTGGCCGGAACCAGTCCAACGGTCTGGAGCGGAAGTGTAGAAATCCTGAAAGAATACCACAAGAACCTCGGCAGCCCCGTGAAGTACGGCCAGTGCTGGGTCTTCGCTGGCGTGTTCACCACAG TTTTACGATGTCTAGGCGTTCCCAGTCGAGCTGTGACCAACTACAGCTCCGCCCACGACACAGACGTCTCCCTGACGACGGACATCTACCTGGACGAGAACCTGGACCCTATAGACGAGCTCAACGGCGACTCCATCTG gAACTTCCACGTGTGGACCGACTGCTGGATGGCTCGGCCGGACCTGCCCCCGGGCTACGGAGGCTGGCAGGCTGTCGACGCCACGCCTCAGGAGACCAGCCAGGGAACCTTCCGCTGCGGCCCCGCCTCCCTCGCCGCCGTCCGCAGCGGTCAGGTGTTCCTCAAGCACGACGCCCCGTTTGTGTTCGCCGAG GTGAACAGCGATAAAATCTACTGGCAGAGGAAGATAGACGGGACCTTCAGTCAGATCTACAGCGAGAAGAAGCTGGTGGGCCACGCGATCAGCACGAAGGCCGTCGGCACCGATGAACGCAACGACATCACGGACCTCTACAAGCACCCCGAAG GGTCGGAGCAGGAACGCATTGCGGTGGAGACGGCGTCTCGCTACGGCTCCAAGGCGGAGGCCTACAGCTCTCCCACGGCGGAGGACGTCTCCGTGGAAGTGACCATGGACGGCGAAGGGCCCAAAATGGGAAGCGACGCGGGTCTGACCATCACGTTGCGAAACAGCAGCTCGGAGCGACGGCAGCTCGTCCTGCACAGCCAGGCGGCGGTCATGTACTACACCGGCGTCCACAAGGCCACCGTCAGGAAGGACGAGACGGAGGTGGACCTGCAGCCCAACGAAG TAAATATGTTGGATTGGATCCTGGAGTATAAAGACTACAAGGACCAGCTGGTGGACCAGGCGGCCCTGATGCTGACGCTGTCGGGCCGGGTCAAGGAGACCCAGCAGGTCTTCGCCACTCAGTTCAGTTTCCGCCTCAGGACCCCGGACCTCATCTTGAAG ccaatAGGAAAGGCAGTAGTAGGAGAAAAGATGGCGGTCGAGATTTCCTTCACCAACCCACTACCACAGGTGCTGAAAGCGGTGATATTCCACGTTGAAGGACTGGGCCTCCTAAATGCTCGAAAGATTCATTATGG AGATATCGGCGCTCTTGAATCGGCGTCTCTGACCGAGCAACTCGTGCCCTCGCTGCCCGGGCCGAGGAAATTACTGGCTTCACTGGACAGCAGGCAGCTCACTCAGGTTCACGGCGTGACCGACATCACGGTGGAGGGGAAAAGCGACGGCGCTCTGTAG